From Aspergillus chevalieri M1 DNA, chromosome 4, nearly complete sequence, a single genomic window includes:
- a CDS encoding putative endosome-associated ubiquitin isopeptidase (AmsH) (COG:T;~EggNog:ENOG410PIV2;~InterPro:IPR000555,IPR015063,IPR037518,IPR044098;~MEROPS:MER0029722;~PFAM:PF14464,PF08969,PF01398;~go_function: GO:0005515 - protein binding [Evidence IEA];~go_function: GO:0008237 - metallopeptidase activity [Evidence IEA];~go_function: GO:0061578 - Lys63-specific deubiquitinase activity [Evidence IEA];~go_function: GO:0070122 - isopeptidase activity [Evidence IEA];~go_process: GO:0016579 - protein deubiquitination [Evidence IEA];~go_process: GO:0070536 - protein K63-linked deubiquitination [Evidence IEA]), with the protein MASQLSSDSMGLTPPQSVEKITRKAQDYEYNPHISLRNWLRTATTLVREARIYEREGNDEQTYLLLFRHAQLVLVNLSKHPESKQEKNRKALLEAETQVKASIEKLETLKPRINKRYERYVQLLRERKVRRQPSLTTSPPQDPTRHDPALAGVAAPLEAGENKGFAVELAKTEISRRATARKALREAGVSEEEERIRRSAGVWGDWESALEKDGRKTTDKNDLSMRIQEVRLNVDQTQKERYAKPTPRQQTISSPVAAYKYPTVPRQQPLSTITSPPVVPVKTQTRVDPPALPLKQVENHGSALVDSPPPRPNKISPTAISEPAPSSLLPPALPDKVRLEDDTKFRSDLDPSSFTFKPSAYLENGTPLRTVFLPPDLRKQFLILAASNTRRNLETCGILCGTLISNALFISRLLIPEQTSTSDTCETVNESAIFDYCDSEDLMVLGWIHTHPTQTCFMSSRDLHTHCGYQVMLPESIAIVCAPSQTPDWGIFRLTDPPGLKTVLNCTQSGLFHPHSESNIYTDALRPGHVFEAKGLEFETVDLRPEPRI; encoded by the exons ATGGCGTCGCAATTATCCTCGGACTCCATGGGACTCACCCCACCTCAGAGCGTCGAGAAGATCACTCGCAAAGCTCAGGACTACGAATATAACCCACATATATCACTTCGGAATTGGTTAAGGACTGCGACAACGCTGGTCAGGGAG GCCCGCATCTACGAACGTGAAGGAAACGATGAACAAACCTACCTACTCCTCTTCAGACACGCCCAGCTCGTACTAGTTAACCTCTCCAAGCATCCTGAATCCAAGCAAGAAAAGAATCGCAAAGCGTTACTCGAGGCAGAGACTCAGGTTAAAGCCAGCATCGAGAAGCTAGAGACGCTAAAACCCCGAATCAACAAACGATACGAACGATATGTCCAGTTACTGCGCGAGCGTAAAGTGCGGAGACAACCATCGCTCACTACATCACCGCCCCAAGACCCCACTCGTCATGACCCGGCTCTGGCAGGCGTCGCTGCACCGTTGGAAGCGGGTGAGAATAAAGGGTTCGCGGTTGAACTTGCAAAGACGGAAATCAGTCGACGGGCGACGGCAAGGAAGGCATTACGGGAAGCAGGTGTATCAGAAGAGGAGGAGCGCATTCGACGTAGCGCTGGTGTCTGGGGTGATTGGGAGAGTGCGTTGGAGAAGGATGGGCGGAAGACGACGGATAAGAACGACTTGAGCATGCGTATCCAGGAGGTCAGGCTCAACGTCGACCAGACACAAAAGGAACGCTACGCGAAGCCTACTCCGCGACAGCAGACAATATCGTCACCTGTGGCTGCCTACAAGTATCCTACTGTTCCGCGACAGCAACCACTGAGTACCATAACGTCTCCCCCAGTGGTACCAGTTAAGACGCAAACTCGTGTGGATCCTCCCGCGCTACCTCTGAAGCAAGTCGAGAACCATGGCTCAGCACTCGTGGATAGCCCACCACCACGTCCAAACAAGATCTCGCCAACAGCGATATCAGAACCCGCACCATCATCCTTACTACCACCCGCTCTTCCAGACAAAGTACGCCTGGAAGATGATACAAAGTTCCGATCCGACCTCGACCCATCCAGCTTCACCTTCAAACCCTCCGCCTACCTCGAAAACGGGACACCTCTCCGCACCGTCTTCCTTCCTCCGGATCTCCGAAAACAATTCCTTATATTGGCTGCTTCTAATACCCGCCGTAACCTCGAAACCTGTGGAATCCTCTGCGGAACACTGATCTCCAACGCACTCTTCATCTCAAGGCTCCTCATCCCCGAACAAACATCCACATCCGACACCTGCGAAACCGTAAACGAATCTGCCATCTTCGACTACTGCGACTCCGAAGACTTAATGGTGCTAGGCTGGATCCACACGCACCCGACTCAAACCTGCTTCATGAGTTCGAGAGACTTGCACACGCACTGCGGATACCAAGTGATGCTGCCAGAAAGCATCGCAATTGTGTGCGCTCCCAGCCAAACACCTGACTGGGGGATTTTCCGGTTGACAGATCCGCCAGGTCTTAAGACTGTTCTGAATTGTACGCAGTCAGGGCTATTCCATCCTCATTCTGAGTCGAATATTTACACGGATGCGTTACGGCCGGGGCATGTTTTTGAGGCTAAGGGGTTGGAATTTGAGACGGTTGATTTGCGGCCTGAGCCGAGGATTTAA
- a CDS encoding uncharacterized protein (COG:S;~EggNog:ENOG410PK5F;~InterPro:IPR001737) → MPPGMNRWTPVARFPLTKRMNDRFPGPGRKRTWAKSEIVNEDLCDDILHRVSPYLNRKSPIDILDLWPGVGLFSSKVNDFLKPRRHLMIEPLLDTYGPFLKPLVASKPGYELLSLDIHAHKDWDSIISKHLPEQGPSSADSSGAVAKNDTLLVLASPPPNTSKRNHYTPSRWWSIFLEMCLRQAGFHTYGSVRLLATLPSVEVPNIIPRTVVERKRPALLTESLALHAFELASPMDSGFWTMTKGWDVMAQNAARVAERTAANKIEIPPGREPRTYPLAPASPEAGWKPAPYTPRVSTEKLEQLIKLVEEVSKTSSDKTAKQKRSRALIQINQDNRHAYIRAQLKEKRIQIDQLTKSLSQAAADPKTTLGSLKQYTDQIDALLSKIEEEASENHYDTFTHLSGLVDDHRASLHTGNFDDGLLHWDRRPFEPLHIDPEELYPQELDRTVLYFEPDVNSPVIQRVKEVDPSKRSNLFQLFEFLTLAFNTRGSMPVSELLSLMFPSKSIRDLIRAIPSLATYAGKKPKPDFDSIPKPPPSEVDPSTTYQENIDYDLSEVRLRSLPALTLWEITLEYMNTAADKSPVHLNRLLGGSLTSFRTGDYKASYKRLN, encoded by the exons ATGCCTCCGGGGATGAACCGATGGACGCCTGTCGCCCGGTTTCCTCTAACGAAGCGCATGAACGACAGGTTCCCAGGGCCTGGGAGGAAGAGAACATGGGCTAAATCCGAGATCGTGAACGAGGATCTTTGCG ATGACATTCTTCATCGCGTTTCACCCTACCTCAATCGGAAATCTCCAATCGACATCCTCGACTTATGGCCAGGAGTTGGCCTGTTTTCGTCCAAGGTTAATGATTTTCTAAAGCCCCGACGACATTTGATGATCGAACCGCTCCTCGACACCTACGGCCCGTTTCTCAAGCCCCTTGTTGCAAGCAAGCCTGGCTACGAATTGTTATCTCTGGACATACATGCGCACAAAGACTGGGATAGTATTATCTCCAAGCATCTTCCGGAACAAGGACCTTCGAGTGCAGATAGTTCCGGTGCGGTGGCCAAGAACGATACCCTGCTGGTTCTTGCCAGTCCGCCGCCGAATACGTCGAAACGGAATCACTATACGCCATCGCGATGGTGGTCGATATTCCTGGAGATGTGCTTGCGACAGGCAGGATTCCATACTTACGGGTCTGTACGGTTGCTAGCTACATTACCATCGGTAGAGGTTCCAAACATCATCCCTCGCACCGTTGTGGAACGAAAACGGCCGGCGCTGTTGACGGAAAGTCTTGCGCTTCATGCGTTTGAACTCGCCAGTCCTATGGACTCTGGGTTTTGGACAATGACCAAAGGATGGGATGTAATGGCCCAGAATGCAGCACGGGTAGCTGAGAGAACTGCGGCGAACAAGATCGAAATCCCACCAGGAAGGGAGCCTCGCACCTATCCTCTCGCCCCGGCAAGCCCCGAGGCAGGATGGAAGCCTGCTCCATATACGCCTCGAGTCAGCACAGAAAAGCTTGAACAACTGATAAAGCTGGTCGAAGAAGTATCGAAGACTTCTTCTGACAAGACTGCTAAGCAGAAACGCTCCCGGGCGCTTATCCAAATCAATCAGGATAACCGCCATGCGTATATCCGTGCGCAActaaaggaaaagagaatcCAAATCGACCAACTGACCAAGTCCCTTTCTCAGGCGGCCGCAGATCCGAAGACAACCTTGGGATCATTGAAGCAGTATACGGACCAGATTGATGCCCTCTTGTCCAAGATCGAGGAGGAGGCATCCGAAAACCATTACGATACCTTCACCCACTTATCAGGGCTCGTCGACGACCACCGCGCGTCTCTTCACACGGGTAACTTTGACGATGGACTTCTTCACTGGGATAGACGGCCATTCGAGCCCCTCCACATCGACCCGGAGGAACTGTACCCGCAAGAACTCGATCGCACGGTGCTCTATTTCGAGCCAGATGTGAATTCCCCAGTCATACAACGCGTGAAAGAAGTCGACCCATCGAAACGATCCAATCTCTTTCAACTCTTCGAATTCCTCACCCTCGCCTTCAACACCCGCGGTAGTATGCCCGTTTCTGAGCTTCTGTCTCTGATGTTCCCCAGCAAATCTATCCGCGATCTCATCCGTGCTATCCCCAGCCTAGCCACGTATGCGGGGAAGAAGCCCAAGCCGGACTTTGACAGCATACCCAAGCCTCCCCCATCTGAGGTTGATCCCTCGACCACTTACCAAGAGAACATCGACTACGATCTTAGTGAGGTGCGACTGCGCAGTTTGCCCGCACTCACGCTGTGGGAGATAACGCTGGAGTATATGAACACGGCAGCGGATAAGTCGCCGGTGCATTTGAATCGGTTGCTGGGAGGGTCGTTGACGTCGTTCCGGACGGGCGATTATAAGGCTTCGTACAAGAGGCTTAACTAG